TCATGGCCACCTTCCAGGAGCTGAACCGCCAGGGCATCACCATCATCATGGTCACCCACGAGCACGACATCGCCGCCTATTGCCGGCGCATCATCGAATTCCGCGACGGCCGGATCATCCGCGACC
This Candidatus Aminicenantes bacterium DNA region includes the following protein-coding sequences:
- a CDS encoding macrolide ABC transporter ATP-binding protein, coding for MATFQELNRQGITIIMVTHEHDIAAYCRRIIEFRDGRIIRDLAVAHPHDAGKDLESGRWQTAPSQGVPS